The Acidobacteriota bacterium genome includes the window GCGGCCAGCCTGCAGGCTTTCCTCATTTACGGGATCGGCAATTGGCTCCCGTCCTACTTCCAGCGCGACTTCGGCCTCAGCCTCACGACCGTGGGAACCTGGATGGCCCTGACGGCCGGTTTCGGCGGCGGGTGCGGGTCCTTTTTCGGCGGCTGGCTTTCCGATAAACTCGGGGCGCGCGACGTGCGCTGGTACCTCTGGACGCCCGCCATGCTGACCTTCCTGCTGGTCCCGGTCATTTCCGTCGCGCTGACGGCCGACAAGCCGATGGTGGCGCTGATCCTGACCGCGCCCTTCAACTTCCTGACCGCGGCCTATCTCGGCGCCGTGATCGCCGTTTCCCACAGCCTCGTCAGCTCCCGCATGCGGGCCCTGACGTCGGCCGTGCTCTTCTTCGTCATCAACCTCATCGGGCTCGGTCTCGGTCCGCTCATCGTCGGCGCACTGAGCGACACTTTCAAGGCCAACGGTGTCGAGTCGCCGCTCGCCATGGCCATGTTGCTGTGCGGTGTGATCGGTGCACTCTGGGCCTGCACGCACTACCTGCTGGCAGCGCGCACCATTCGCGAGGACATCGCGAGGCTTGAGCAATGAGACCGGGCCGGCGGAGCTTTGTTGCCCTCTACGGCGCCGCCGGCCTGATTGTCTCGGCATGTCAAATGACCAAGGTCGAGGTGGTCCAAGCGGCGACGCTCACGGTTGCCGATACACCGAGCTCCGCTCAGGCTACGGACGGTCGCTATATTTCCTGGCGAGAGCATCTCATCGACGACGAAGCCACGAACGGCGGCGTTCCCATTCGCGGCGGTGACGGACTGGTGACCGCCGATATGGATGGCGACGGCTTCCTTGACGTCGTGTCGGTGCACGAGGATTCAAACCACCTGCGCATTGCGTTCGGAACGGCGGATCCGGATGTCTGGTTCAATGTCACGTTGGGCGAAGGCGACGAAGTGGCCGCCATCGAGGATGCCGCCGTGGGCGATCTCAACGGCGATGGATACCTCGACGTCGTTGCCGCCTGCGAGGAAGCCCACCTCATCTATTTCGAGAACCCCGGAACAGAGGCGCGCACGGCCAACTGGGCGCGGCTCATCCCGGAGATTACACAGGGACGCGGATCCTGGCTGCGCGTCTTCATCTCCGATGTCGACGGCGACGGCCGGATGGACGTTCTCGGCGCCAACAAGGGCGCAGCCGACATCATCGATCCCTCCCTGCCCTCGGCTGCCCGTCCGACCTCGTTGTTCCGGATCGAAGGAGACCCTCTGTCAGACGCGAGCTGGCGCGAACAGGTGCTCTCCCTGGAAGTCGTACCGAATACGGCCATGCCGGTGGACATCGACGGCGATGGCGACATCGACGTGCTCTCCGCGGCGCGCCTGCACCAGACGATGACCCTGCTCGAGAATGGCGGCCCGGGCGACGAGGGCGGCATAAAGGTCGTGCCTCATCCGATCATCATCGCGCCCGGTTTTCCTGCGCCAGAAAGCTGGCGCGGAACCTCCAACGGTTTCCAGACAGCGTTTGCCGACATTGATGGCGATGGCCGGTTGGATCTGGCCGTTGCCGTCTACGAAACGCCGTCGCCTGTGAACGGCACCCCGCTGATGGCGAACCTTGGATGGCTCAGGCAGCCTGAGTCTCTGGACGATCCGTGGACTTACTATCGGATCGGCAACATCCTGCCGGATGTCGTGATCGGGATAGCGCTCGCCGATATTGACGGCGATGGAGACTTCGACGCCATAACGGGGGGCTATTCCGGCCTGAATATCCTGAAAGGCGGATACTCCGGCGCCGCGAGGGACCACGATGAACCCGGCGTGACGGCGTCTTCATCAGTCGGACGCATCGCCTGGTTCGAGAACCCGGGCGATGCCAGCGCGGACTGGAACCGGCACGACATATCGCGGCGCGTGCGCGGCATGTATGACGCGTTCGTGCCTCGGGACATGGACGGAGACGGTGACATCGACTTCATCGCCACGCGCGGAAACAGCGGTACGAATGACGGCGTGTTCTGGCTGGAGCAGGTGAGAACCGATCAGCCCGAGGCGTCTTTCACGCCCGCGCGGAGCGACGACAGCCGCGCCTTGTCTCTTCCGCCTGCGGACTGGGCGGATCGCTACGAACAGAACATGACGTTCGTGGCGCCGAACAAGGTGGCGAAAGACTGACGGCTGCCCCTACTCGGCGGGATCGGCCCAGAGGCCGAGCTTCAGGTACCAGCCCTCGCCCTTTTCGCGCTGGGCGGTGTAGTGGCGCTCATGAAACTCGAACATGCCCGGATAGGCGTTCTCGCCCGCCTCGGAGGACTGGTCGATGCGCAGGAAGGATTCGGCAGAGCCATAGGCTGGCCAGACCGGCCCTGTCTCGCTGACGGGACGTCCCGTCGCCGCAAACGACGACCAGTAATCGACAAGCGTTTGCGACAGCGGCAGTGCATCGGCTGCGGACGGCTTGGGCCAGCCGGGCGGATACACGGATTCGTCTGCCGCTGTTCCGAACACGAACGGAATCTCGCTGGCGTGGAACGCGCAAAGATCCTTCTCGCGCATCTCCGGATAGCAGTAGTCAAAGACATACAGATAGGCAGGCTGTCCGGCGGCGGTGGCGCTTCGCACAATGCGCTCTGTGGACCAGCCAAACACATTGTCACGCGCCAGCGCGAGCATCGATTCCAGAACGTCGCCGGACGGGTAGAGCTTCAGGAACTCGTCTGCGTCCTGCTTGTGCCGTGCGAGGATGGCCGCTTCATAGTCTGCCGGAGAGCCGGGCACGGCGGGCTGCATCGCGCGGTAGGTGCGCCCCTCGCCGCTGTTGAAGCCTGCCAGAACCGGCACTTTTGCGAAGGCGCCGCTGTCGAACGCCTCGTTGAGTTGCGTGGGAATGACGGCGCCATCAACCGTGCCCTGCGGCACAAATCCGCCGGCGAAAGTCGCGCGGTCCATAAGCTTCTGTGCATCCGCCGCGCGCGCCTCGGCCAGAGAGCCGAGTTCCAGCTTCCCAAACAGGTCGGCGCCGATTTCTTCAGCAGCGGGCAGTCCGTACACGCCTTTTCCCAGCATAGGGAAGTTGCGGGTATTCGTGCTCTCGATGATCGCCTTGTCGAACAGCCCCTCGGCGGGCGGACTGACAAGCAGGTAAGTCACACTGAGCGCGCCGGCCGATTCGCCCATGATGGTGACATTGTCCGGATCGCCTCCGAATGTAGCGATGTTGTCCCGGACCCATTCAAGCGCCGCGATCTGGTCGAGGAGCCCGTAGTTTCCTGACAGGCCAGTCGGGTCTTCTGCCATGAGTTCGGGATGAGCGAGCCAGCCCAGCACGCCGAGCCGGTAGTTTATGGACACAAACACGATGCCGCGTTCGGCATAGACAGCGGAATCGTACATCGGCTGCGCGCTGCCGCCGATGCGAAGGGAGCCGCCGTGGATCCAGACAATGACCGGCGCTTTCTCCGCATCTTCCGGTGCCCACACATTAAGGGAAAGACAGTCCTCGGAGGACGCCTTGGGAGGATCGAAGTAGACGCTCGTCGGCGGAACCGGCGGCTGGATGCAGGACGGACCGAAGTCTGCCGCATCTCGGATGCCGCTCCAGGCCTCAGCGGGCCGAGGCGCCTTCCAGCGCAGGTCTCCGACCGGAGCGGCGGCGTAAGGGATGCCCCTGTAGACGTTGATCCCGTCTGCGCGGCTTCCCTGCAGTTGACCTTGGGCCACGGTCACGACCGGCGCCGCCTCGATCGTTTGAAGCTCCGATGTTGGTGTGCTGAAGCTGCAGGCGGCGAGCGTCGCGCTGCCGACCAACATCGCAAGATACTGTCGCAGACCGCATAAGAGAAAATTGTCAGACATCAGACCTTGTTGCCTTCCATGGGGGCGCCATAGAGGCGGCGCAGCTTCAACTTGTCGATCTTGCCGGTTCCTGCGAGCGGAATTGCGGCCATCCGGATGATCTTGTCCGGAATCCACCACGACGCCACCTTGCCCTTCAGAGCTGCGAACACTTCATTGTCATCAAGCGCCTGACCCTCCCGGAACTCTACCAGAAGAACAGGGCGCTCGCCCCATTTCTCATGCGATTGCCCAACCACGGCGGCAAGCGCAATCTCCGGCAAGCCCGAAAGGATGGCTTCGATTTCGGCGGGGTTGATCCATTCGCCGCCGGATTTGATAAGGTCCTTTGCCCGGCCCGTGATGAACAACTGGCCCGCATCGTTCAGCATCGCGAGATCACCGGTCGCGAACCATCCGTTCTTCGTGGCGCTGTGCGCCTGACCGAAATACCGGTCGACGACGGAAGAGCCGCGCACCCACAAATGGCCCTCCACTCCGCGCTGCTGCGGCAACGGCGCACCGCTCTGGTCCGTCAGCATCAGATCCATGCCGATTGCGGGCCTGCCGGCGCATTCGGGTGCGCGGTCGTCACCCGGAGGAGCTGCCGTGCCGAGCGGCGACAGTTCCGTCATTCCCCATGTCGTCTGCACGAAGATGCCGCGCGCCTCCATCCGCTGCATGAGCGCTGGCGGCATAGGGGCGCCGCCCACCATGACGCGCTTCAGGGACGGCAATTCCACGTCGTTGGCATCCAGATGGTCCATCAATCCGAGCCAGATCGTCGGCACACCGACCGCGACCGTTACGCCCTCGCCCGCGATCAGCCGCGCAAGGCTGGCGCCGTCTGTTTCGCGGCCGGGAAAAACGAGCTTGGCGCCGGTTGCCGGCGCCGAGAATGGCAGCCCCCACGCATTGGCGTGGAACATCGGAACGACTGGCAAGACCACATCATGCGACGTGAGGCCCGACACGTCGGCCTGAAGCTGGCGCAGCATGTGCAGGAAATTGCCGCGGTGGGTGTAGGTCACGCCCTTTGGATCGCCGGTGGTCCCGGACGTGAAACACAATCCGCAAGGCGTCGTTTCTGCGAACTGGCCCCAGGCCACTTCGCCTTCGGCATCGGCCAAAAGCTTCTCCAGATCCTCCGCATACGGCAGGGCTGCGGAATCCGCTGGTGAATTGGAAGGGTCAATCACCAGGATCCGCTCGATGCCTGTCGCGCGCGAGGTGATATCCCCGGCAAGCGCTTGAAGATCGCTGCTGACGATCAGGATCGACGCTTCCGACTGCCGGAGCATCCAGGCAAGCTGCTCGGCGGTCAGGCGCGGGTTCAGGGTGTGACAGACCGCGCCCATGCCCATGATCGCGTACCAGCATTCCATGTGGGCCTGCGAATTCCAGGCGAGCGTGGCGACGCGGCTGCCCTCCGCGACGCCGAGGTCACGGAGCACGACACTCACCCGCTGGGCGCGTTCGCGCAGATCCGCATAGCTCGTCCGCATGCGGCTTCCATCCGCAAGGGCTGTGACCACAAGTTTGTCGGGGTGCCAGCGCGCCGCGTGGTCAAGCACCTTGTCGAGCGTGAGCGCATAGTCCTGTATCGTGCCGTCAATCATCCGCAGGCCGGGTCCGGCGCAGGCAATGGCGGCGCGATAATGCCGACATTCCAGTTCCACTGGAGGGTTCCTGCCGCGCGGCGCCGGCAAACGACTTCCTCCTGCAACTCGAAGCGTTCGCGCGCCAAGCCCGGAAACGCGGCGGGCGTTTCGTTGAACACCATGCCCGTGGCGCCATCGCCATAGCGCGGCCAATTGGGTGCGCCTTCAGCGGTGGGCTTGCCGTCCCGGGCAAAGCTTGCCCAGTACTGCATCATCGCGTCAGAGAGCGCCCGCTCCTGACGGGTGCGCGGCGGCTCCGGCCAGGGCGAGACGGCCGCATCCAGATTGCCGAACATGTAGGGAATCTCCGCAGCATGGAACGCGCGCAATCCTAGCCTGTCCGCATTCGGATAGCTGTGGTCGAAGAGGTAGAAGTAGGAGGGATAGCCCAGCGCATCCTGTGCCGCGGCGAGGCGTTCGGCTGTCCAGCCGTACATCGCGTCCCGCGTCGTCGCGAGCATGCTCGCCTCCAGACTGGACGACGGATACAGCTGCAGGAACCGCTCGGCGAGATCGCCATAGCCTGCCCGAATGGCTGCATCGTAGTCGGACGCCTTGGCCGGAAGCGGCGGCAGCAGAAAGCGCAGGGAACGGATCTCGCCTTCGTTGAAAC containing:
- a CDS encoding VCBS repeat-containing protein; protein product: MTKVEVVQAATLTVADTPSSAQATDGRYISWREHLIDDEATNGGVPIRGGDGLVTADMDGDGFLDVVSVHEDSNHLRIAFGTADPDVWFNVTLGEGDEVAAIEDAAVGDLNGDGYLDVVAACEEAHLIYFENPGTEARTANWARLIPEITQGRGSWLRVFISDVDGDGRMDVLGANKGAADIIDPSLPSAARPTSLFRIEGDPLSDASWREQVLSLEVVPNTAMPVDIDGDGDIDVLSAARLHQTMTLLENGGPGDEGGIKVVPHPIIIAPGFPAPESWRGTSNGFQTAFADIDGDGRLDLAVAVYETPSPVNGTPLMANLGWLRQPESLDDPWTYYRIGNILPDVVIGIALADIDGDGDFDAITGGYSGLNILKGGYSGAARDHDEPGVTASSSVGRIAWFENPGDASADWNRHDISRRVRGMYDAFVPRDMDGDGDIDFIATRGNSGTNDGVFWLEQVRTDQPEASFTPARSDDSRALSLPPADWADRYEQNMTFVAPNKVAKD
- a CDS encoding carboxylesterase family protein — translated: MLVGSATLAACSFSTPTSELQTIEAAPVVTVAQGQLQGSRADGINVYRGIPYAAAPVGDLRWKAPRPAEAWSGIRDAADFGPSCIQPPVPPTSVYFDPPKASSEDCLSLNVWAPEDAEKAPVIVWIHGGSLRIGGSAQPMYDSAVYAERGIVFVSINYRLGVLGWLAHPELMAEDPTGLSGNYGLLDQIAALEWVRDNIATFGGDPDNVTIMGESAGALSVTYLLVSPPAEGLFDKAIIESTNTRNFPMLGKGVYGLPAAEEIGADLFGKLELGSLAEARAADAQKLMDRATFAGGFVPQGTVDGAVIPTQLNEAFDSGAFAKVPVLAGFNSGEGRTYRAMQPAVPGSPADYEAAILARHKQDADEFLKLYPSGDVLESMLALARDNVFGWSTERIVRSATAAGQPAYLYVFDYCYPEMREKDLCAFHASEIPFVFGTAADESVYPPGWPKPSAADALPLSQTLVDYWSSFAATGRPVSETGPVWPAYGSAESFLRIDQSSEAGENAYPGMFEFHERHYTAQREKGEGWYLKLGLWADPAE
- a CDS encoding long-chain-fatty-acid--CoA ligase, whose product is MIDGTIQDYALTLDKVLDHAARWHPDKLVVTALADGSRMRTSYADLRERAQRVSVVLRDLGVAEGSRVATLAWNSQAHMECWYAIMGMGAVCHTLNPRLTAEQLAWMLRQSEASILIVSSDLQALAGDITSRATGIERILVIDPSNSPADSAALPYAEDLEKLLADAEGEVAWGQFAETTPCGLCFTSGTTGDPKGVTYTHRGNFLHMLRQLQADVSGLTSHDVVLPVVPMFHANAWGLPFSAPATGAKLVFPGRETDGASLARLIAGEGVTVAVGVPTIWLGLMDHLDANDVELPSLKRVMVGGAPMPPALMQRMEARGIFVQTTWGMTELSPLGTAAPPGDDRAPECAGRPAIGMDLMLTDQSGAPLPQQRGVEGHLWVRGSSVVDRYFGQAHSATKNGWFATGDLAMLNDAGQLFITGRAKDLIKSGGEWINPAEIEAILSGLPEIALAAVVGQSHEKWGERPVLLVEFREGQALDDNEVFAALKGKVASWWIPDKIIRMAAIPLAGTGKIDKLKLRRLYGAPMEGNKV